One window from the genome of Natronomonas pharaonis DSM 2160 encodes:
- a CDS encoding Cdc6/Cdc18 family protein, whose amino-acid sequence MIVDARALDVEAVPSEILRRNNELNALSNALEPLLDGYRGEHSIVVGPSGAGKTACARYTVEQLRRSLVDVRAQYINCWQHSSRFAALLQLVDGIGQSMDIQQHSTPHDELLRRLRNVDDRPYIVILDEADQLDCREDILYELTTLDHVYMILICNRERELLDGLDRRVVSRLRGCRRIEFEAYSTATLVDILDRRAEVGLEAGSLTDGVLREIAEVSNGDARVAIRTLAEAAKQAERDSTSIKSDYVDEAVSEAEENIRQKAISQLNRHQRVIYDVLEEDGGWLPMGELYPEYSERVDEARTKTTVSNYLSKIAEYNLVELKGEKRGRRYRAI is encoded by the coding sequence ATGATCGTCGACGCCCGCGCCCTCGACGTTGAAGCAGTCCCCAGCGAAATTCTTCGTCGGAATAACGAGCTAAATGCCCTCTCGAACGCGCTCGAACCACTCTTGGACGGCTACCGTGGAGAACATTCTATCGTCGTCGGACCGAGCGGTGCAGGAAAGACCGCCTGCGCGCGCTACACTGTCGAACAGCTTCGCCGGTCGCTCGTCGACGTGCGAGCGCAGTACATCAACTGCTGGCAACACTCCAGCCGCTTCGCCGCGCTGCTGCAGCTGGTCGACGGTATCGGCCAGTCGATGGATATCCAGCAGCACAGCACTCCCCACGACGAACTGCTTCGTCGGCTTCGCAACGTCGACGACCGGCCGTACATCGTCATCCTTGACGAGGCCGACCAACTCGACTGCCGCGAGGATATCCTCTACGAGCTCACCACGCTCGACCACGTCTACATGATACTCATCTGTAACCGCGAGCGGGAACTGCTGGACGGGCTCGACCGACGTGTTGTTTCGCGGCTGCGTGGCTGCCGGCGCATCGAGTTCGAAGCCTACTCAACAGCGACGCTTGTCGACATTCTTGACCGTCGCGCCGAGGTCGGGCTCGAAGCGGGGTCGTTGACTGATGGCGTGCTCCGGGAGATCGCCGAGGTCTCTAACGGCGACGCCCGCGTGGCGATCCGGACGCTCGCCGAGGCCGCGAAGCAAGCCGAGCGAGACAGCACCAGCATCAAATCCGACTACGTTGACGAGGCCGTCAGCGAAGCAGAAGAGAACATCCGGCAGAAGGCTATCTCGCAGCTAAATCGCCACCAACGAGTCATCTACGATGTGCTCGAAGAGGACGGCGGTTGGCTCCCGATGGGAGAGCTCTATCCGGAGTATTCTGAGCGCGTCGACGAGGCAAGAACGAAAACAACTGTCTCGAACTATCTGAGCAAGATTGCCGAATACAATCTGGTCGAACTGAAAGGCGAGAAGCGAGGCCGGCGGTATCGGGCTATCTGA